In a single window of the Aridibaculum aurantiacum genome:
- a CDS encoding DegT/DnrJ/EryC1/StrS family aminotransferase, producing MPGFELWGAEERKEVNDVLETGILMRYGFDAQRQGNWKAKELEAEICNTFGAKHAQLVSSGTAALTTAMAALGIGAGDEVIMPAFTFVASFEAVLSVGAIPVLVDVDETLTLNPAAVKAAISPNTKCIMPVHMCGSMADMDALQAICKEHGLLLLEDACQSIGASYKGKKLGTIGDAGTFSFDFVKTITCGEGGVVMTNNEDTYIKCDGYQDHGHDHLGVDRGADLHPFVGYNFRISELHAAVGLAQIRKLDQFLEIQKKNHAHLKSILEQVPEITFRVVPDPAGDSCTFISWFLPSAEITQAVVEELKAQGILGGNFYWYNNNWHYIRKWDHLRNPDFLNKQPEAIVAQLKKYTVDAFPASDAVMGRCISTAISLLWTEEQVQEKGEKIVTAVKKVLAS from the coding sequence ATGCCAGGCTTTGAATTATGGGGCGCTGAAGAGCGCAAAGAAGTAAACGATGTTTTAGAAACAGGTATATTAATGCGTTACGGCTTTGATGCTCAACGCCAGGGAAATTGGAAAGCCAAAGAACTGGAAGCTGAGATCTGCAACACCTTTGGCGCTAAACATGCGCAGTTGGTTAGCAGCGGTACAGCAGCCCTTACTACCGCTATGGCTGCCTTGGGCATTGGTGCCGGCGATGAGGTCATCATGCCTGCATTCACTTTCGTAGCTAGTTTTGAAGCTGTTCTTTCTGTTGGCGCCATTCCTGTGCTGGTAGATGTAGATGAAACACTTACCCTAAATCCTGCAGCTGTAAAAGCAGCTATAAGCCCAAACACCAAATGCATTATGCCGGTGCACATGTGTGGCAGCATGGCCGATATGGATGCATTACAAGCCATCTGTAAAGAACATGGTTTACTGCTGCTGGAGGATGCCTGCCAGAGCATTGGCGCCAGCTACAAAGGCAAGAAATTAGGAACCATAGGCGATGCCGGTACTTTTAGTTTCGATTTTGTAAAAACAATTACTTGCGGTGAAGGTGGCGTTGTAATGACCAACAACGAAGACACCTATATAAAATGTGACGGCTACCAGGATCACGGGCACGACCATTTAGGTGTTGATCGCGGTGCTGACCTTCATCCGTTTGTTGGCTACAACTTCAGGATAAGTGAGTTGCATGCTGCTGTTGGCCTGGCGCAGATCCGCAAGCTGGACCAGTTCCTGGAAATCCAAAAGAAGAACCACGCCCACCTGAAGTCGATACTGGAGCAAGTGCCTGAAATCACTTTCCGTGTAGTGCCAGATCCTGCAGGAGACAGCTGCACTTTCATCAGCTGGTTTTTACCCTCAGCTGAAATCACCCAGGCTGTGGTGGAAGAACTAAAAGCACAGGGCATCTTAGGCGGTAACTTTTACTGGTACAACAACAACTGGCACTACATCCGCAAGTGGGACCACCTGCGCAATCCTGACTTCCTGAACAAACAACCTGAAGCCATTGTAGCTCAACTTAAAAAATATACTGTTGATGCATTTCCTGCCAGCGATGCCGTTATGGGCCGCTGCATTTCTACTGCTATAAGCCTGTTGTGGACAGAAGAGCAGGTACAGGAAAAAGGAGAAAAAATAGTAACTGCAGTAAAAAAGGTGCTTGCTTCCTAA
- a CDS encoding glycoside hydrolase family 10 protein yields the protein MRKIIIAFLLAFGSLAQAQSPHHEFRGAWIATVENIDWPSKRGLPTETQKAEFIRMLDMHHRNGLNAVVVQVRPVTDAFYPSPHEPWSEYLTGKQGQAPSPYYDPLQFMIEECHKRGMEFHAWFNPYRAVFNVNRSSVAANHVTRQHPSWFVTYGNTKYFDPGVPQAREHVNKIIRDVVDRYDVDAIHFDDYFYPYKIPGKEFPDEASFARYGNGMNRDEWRRSNVDTIIKQLGRTIKSINPRVKFGISPFGVWRNSNKDARGSASRAGVTNYDDLHADILLWLQRGWIDYVAPQLYWEIGHKLVDYKMLLDWWAANNFNRHLYIGHGLYRATEAKSGPWKDRNELPNQIKYLRNNQNVHGSIFYSSKIFNSNPNGWNDSLRNNYYRYPALQPVMKWIDSVPPLKPLVNNISKSEVRLLYRGAEPIKSFAVFAVPRGRNIRMENATLIQLIIADRTTDIDLNMMPAQNTDRLFVAAVDRNNNISEWVQVR from the coding sequence ATGAGGAAAATCATTATTGCTTTTTTATTGGCTTTTGGATCATTAGCACAGGCTCAAAGTCCGCATCACGAGTTCAGGGGTGCGTGGATAGCTACGGTAGAGAATATTGACTGGCCCAGTAAACGCGGCTTACCAACAGAAACACAAAAAGCAGAATTTATTCGCATGCTTGATATGCACCACCGAAATGGATTGAATGCGGTAGTAGTACAGGTGCGACCTGTTACAGATGCTTTTTACCCATCGCCGCACGAGCCGTGGAGTGAGTACCTTACCGGCAAGCAGGGCCAGGCACCATCACCTTATTACGACCCGCTACAGTTTATGATAGAAGAATGTCATAAGCGTGGAATGGAGTTTCATGCGTGGTTCAATCCATACCGGGCTGTGTTCAATGTCAATCGTAGTTCAGTAGCCGCTAACCATGTTACGCGGCAGCATCCTAGCTGGTTTGTTACCTATGGCAATACCAAATATTTTGACCCCGGTGTACCGCAGGCAAGGGAGCATGTAAACAAGATCATCCGCGATGTAGTGGACCGTTATGATGTAGATGCCATTCACTTCGATGATTATTTCTACCCGTACAAGATACCAGGTAAAGAATTTCCTGATGAAGCAAGCTTTGCCCGTTACGGCAATGGCATGAACCGCGATGAGTGGCGCAGGAGCAATGTGGATACCATCATCAAGCAATTGGGCAGAACGATCAAGTCAATTAATCCCAGGGTGAAGTTTGGCATCAGCCCATTTGGCGTTTGGAGAAACAGCAACAAAGATGCTCGTGGAAGTGCATCAAGGGCTGGTGTAACCAATTATGACGACCTGCATGCTGATATACTGTTGTGGTTGCAAAGGGGATGGATAGACTATGTGGCACCGCAGCTATACTGGGAGATTGGTCATAAGCTGGTAGATTATAAAATGCTGCTGGATTGGTGGGCGGCTAATAACTTCAATCGTCACCTGTATATTGGCCATGGGTTGTATAGAGCAACTGAAGCCAAGTCTGGCCCGTGGAAAGACCGGAACGAATTACCGAATCAGATCAAGTATTTGCGCAATAATCAAAATGTGCACGGCAGCATATTCTATAGCAGCAAAATCTTCAATTCCAATCCAAATGGCTGGAATGACAGCCTTCGCAACAACTACTACCGTTACCCTGCCCTGCAGCCGGTAATGAAGTGGATAGATAGTGTACCGCCACTGAAACCACTTGTAAACAATATTAGTAAAAGCGAGGTTCGGCTGCTATATCGTGGTGCAGAACCTATAAAAAGCTTTGCAGTATTTGCAGTACCACGTGGCAGGAATATACGGATGGAAAATGCTACCCTCATTCAATTGATCATTGCCGACAGGACAACAGATATTGACCTGAACATGATGCCCGCACAAAATACCGACAGGCTTTTTGTAGCTGCCGTTGATCGAAACAACAATATTAGTGAGTGGGTGCAGGTGAGGTAG
- a CDS encoding MarR family winged helix-turn-helix transcriptional regulator yields MGLEQEIQQAIFRNDHHKAMVNVIYTSNWLLEKLKELLEKEDITHQQYNILRILRGSTSPLSTLQIRERMLDKMSDTSRIVERLLKKGLADKKVCPTDKRLVDVTITPEGLQLLDRLDSQNALIDELTSNLDANEADQLNRLLDKLRDRP; encoded by the coding sequence ATGGGATTAGAACAGGAAATTCAGCAGGCCATTTTTAGAAACGACCACCATAAAGCAATGGTGAACGTGATCTATACCAGCAACTGGCTACTGGAAAAGTTGAAAGAACTACTTGAAAAAGAAGATATAACCCACCAGCAATACAATATCCTGCGCATTTTGCGTGGCAGCACCAGCCCTTTATCAACCCTGCAGATACGTGAACGAATGCTTGATAAGATGAGTGACACCAGCCGTATTGTAGAGAGACTGTTAAAGAAAGGATTAGCAGACAAGAAAGTCTGTCCCACTGATAAACGTTTAGTAGATGTAACTATCACACCCGAGGGCCTGCAACTGCTGGATCGGCTGGATAGCCAGAATGCATTGATAGATGAACTTACATCGAACCTTGATGCTAATGAAGCGGATCAATTGAACCGCTTGCTCGATAAGCTTCGCGACCGCCCTTAA
- a CDS encoding radical SAM/SPASM domain-containing protein has protein sequence MPYFNWNDTMNLLSKATPRRAWNAAKVWASYRLSRLTGRPIQWGYPISISFEPTTSCNLRCPECPSGLRAFTRPTGMLQKDFFRRTIDDIYKELTYLIFYFQGEPYLNPDFLEMVKYASDKGIYTATSTNAHYLTDANAKKTVESGLDRLIISIDGTTNDVYRQYRVGGNLDKVLEGAKNIVKWKKELKSRTPFVFFQFLVVKHNEHQIEEIKQIAKEIGVDQVRFKTAQVYDYENDPNNLIPTIEKYSRYRRGKDGKMKSKSGMGNHCWKLWQGNVISWDGLVVPCCFDKDAMHRLGNLKMESFKDVWQNDNYRQFRKEIMTSRKNIDICANCSEGLKVWED, from the coding sequence ATGCCTTATTTCAATTGGAACGACACGATGAACCTGCTCAGCAAAGCCACACCCCGCCGTGCATGGAACGCGGCTAAAGTTTGGGCTAGCTATCGTTTAAGCAGGCTCACCGGCCGCCCAATCCAGTGGGGCTACCCAATTTCTATTTCCTTCGAACCTACTACTTCGTGTAACCTTCGTTGCCCCGAGTGCCCCAGTGGCTTGAGAGCATTTACCCGTCCAACAGGTATGCTGCAGAAAGATTTCTTCCGCCGCACCATCGATGATATTTACAAAGAGCTTACATACCTCATCTTTTACTTCCAGGGCGAGCCTTACCTGAACCCAGACTTTTTAGAGATGGTAAAGTATGCTTCGGACAAAGGCATTTACACTGCCACCAGCACCAATGCCCACTACCTGACCGATGCCAATGCAAAGAAAACAGTGGAGAGTGGTTTGGACAGGTTGATCATCTCCATTGACGGCACCACCAATGATGTGTACCGCCAGTACCGCGTAGGTGGCAACCTGGATAAAGTACTGGAGGGAGCAAAGAATATTGTAAAGTGGAAGAAGGAACTAAAAAGCAGGACGCCATTTGTGTTCTTCCAGTTTTTGGTAGTAAAACACAATGAGCACCAGATAGAAGAGATAAAGCAGATAGCCAAAGAAATTGGCGTGGACCAGGTACGTTTCAAAACCGCCCAGGTATACGATTATGAGAACGATCCAAATAATCTGATTCCTACTATTGAAAAATACAGCCGCTACCGCCGTGGCAAAGACGGTAAGATGAAGAGCAAGAGCGGCATGGGCAACCACTGCTGGAAATTGTGGCAAGGAAACGTGATCTCATGGGATGGACTGGTAGTTCCTTGTTGTTTTGATAAAGACGCGATGCACCGCCTTGGCAACCTGAAAATGGAATCATTCAAGGATGTGTGGCAAAATGATAACTACCGGCAGTTTCGCAAAGAGATCATGACCAGCAGGAAGAATATTGACATCTGCGCCAACTGCAGCGAAGGGCTGAAGGTGTGGGAGGATTAG
- a CDS encoding glycoside hydrolase family 25 protein, whose translation MAKRKRKKKKQRKLWWLVIPVLLLVVAAIGYVWYRSQRIETAKFIRYPAFGIDIPENYEIHGIDVSKYQSYIDWKSVKQMEVKDVKIGFAFMKATEGLGNVDKQFRRNWKKAGEAKMTRGAYHFFIASKSGKAQARNFISTVKLQPGDLPPVLDIEHLYGVKPEKMKQEIREWLRIVEDHYGVRPIIYTYVSFYSSYLAGEFDSYPLWVAHYLEKNKPRIKQPWIIWQHSEKGRVNGIAHAVDFNVFNGDSSDFKDLLIK comes from the coding sequence ATGGCAAAAAGAAAACGAAAGAAAAAGAAGCAGCGGAAGTTATGGTGGCTGGTAATACCGGTACTACTGCTGGTGGTGGCTGCCATTGGTTATGTATGGTATAGAAGCCAGCGTATAGAAACAGCCAAGTTTATTCGCTATCCTGCCTTTGGTATCGACATTCCTGAAAACTACGAGATACACGGCATAGACGTAAGCAAGTACCAGAGCTATATAGACTGGAAGAGCGTAAAGCAAATGGAGGTAAAGGATGTGAAGATCGGCTTTGCCTTTATGAAAGCAACAGAAGGATTGGGCAATGTAGATAAGCAGTTTCGCCGCAACTGGAAAAAAGCCGGTGAAGCAAAAATGACACGTGGCGCCTACCATTTCTTTATAGCCAGCAAGAGCGGAAAGGCGCAGGCGCGAAACTTTATCAGCACAGTAAAACTGCAGCCGGGTGACCTGCCACCAGTTCTGGATATAGAACATCTTTATGGGGTAAAGCCAGAAAAGATGAAACAAGAAATTAGAGAATGGCTGCGCATTGTGGAAGATCATTATGGCGTCAGGCCTATTATCTATACTTATGTGAGCTTTTACTCCAGCTACCTAGCTGGTGAATTTGACAGCTACCCGCTATGGGTGGCGCATTACCTCGAAAAGAACAAACCGCGCATAAAGCAGCCGTGGATAATATGGCAGCATAGCGAGAAAGGGCGGGTAAATGGAATAGCACACGCTGTAGATTTCAATGTTTTTAATGGCGATAGCAGCGACTTTAAAGACCTGCTGATAAAGTGA
- a CDS encoding YybH family protein has product MKKLSLLLLICFLQFSSHAQSKDEQAIRNILAEQTTAWNAGDIEGFMKGYWKNDSLLFIGKSGPKYGFDATLQNYRKSYPDAATMGKLTFDILQVKRLSAIYFSVVGKWHLQRTIGDAQGHFTLLVKKIGKEWRIVQDHSS; this is encoded by the coding sequence ATGAAAAAGCTTAGCCTCCTGTTATTGATATGTTTTCTGCAGTTCAGCAGCCATGCTCAATCAAAAGATGAACAGGCAATCAGGAATATTTTAGCGGAACAAACCACTGCCTGGAATGCGGGCGATATAGAAGGTTTTATGAAAGGCTACTGGAAAAACGATAGCCTGTTATTCATTGGAAAAAGCGGCCCGAAGTATGGCTTTGATGCCACGCTCCAGAACTACCGCAAAAGTTATCCTGATGCTGCTACTATGGGTAAACTAACCTTTGATATACTTCAGGTAAAAAGGCTATCTGCCATTTATTTTTCTGTTGTAGGCAAATGGCACCTGCAGCGAACAATAGGTGATGCCCAGGGACATTTTACGCTGCTGGTAAAAAAGATAGGTAAAGAATGGCGCATCGTGCAGGATCATAGCAGCTGA